The genomic segment TATATGTTTCTGGGAGATATAAATGCACAAACAGCTGTAGAACCAGATTTTTCAGTGCCAGAACTCATTTCTGGTAATTCTCTCATTTCATCGTCAAGTCGAAGAAAGCCAGAATGAATTCCTTTGGTTACATTTTCTGCTTTAAATTCTTCTGTTTGCATGATACACTCTAACAAGTGCTCCGCACTATGAGCTGATACTAATGCACCAGCATGACCGTCAAATACTGCAAAGTAACTCCAATCTGAGAGACCACCTTTTAAACCAGTTATTGCTCTATGAGCATCTTCCATTTCCATTCTCCAACCTTGCATGCTGGCAACACCATAATGTAATCCATTGCCAGAGCCATGTTCATTATATTTATCTGTTTTTGGAGTATCCAAAAGTGCCCCCATAGTATTTATTTAGTAATTGCTGTGTCAGCtcgattaatttatttttctctttaaatattatttgatcAGCATCTTTTAACTGATCATTCAAATAACACTTTTCTGAGTTTTacctaaaattataaaaatagaaaaggtagaaaaatcttaatttttaatacaaaattgaaatcaaatataataatataaaaatattgcttCTAAATTCGAATTTAAATCGAAATCTGAATAACAATATCACGTTTAgctcatatatatgtatttatttatgtgTATGTACTACGCTATTACTTAGAATTTTGTCTCAATTATCCTTTTGTAACAGAAGTTTATTACGATACTATTTCGTTTTATgtctataattttaatttaaacggAGAAAAAAGGGCAATTAAAACACAACATCGTTGTAATACCGAACGTAACGTACAAGATAATCTCGACATGCAAATATTTCAAACGAAACACGATAACGTTTTACGTAAATGGAAACATTCGAATTACGTGCAATTACGTTCACTATATAATTATTACGGTAGCCTcgtcaataataaataaattatttgaatacAGGAATGGAAAATCTCGGAAGCGTAAGCTGTATCAGATTCTAATAAGAAACTATTTGGCAGTGCCAAATTTCGCGACTAAAATAGTTTATACCTCAGTCTGCATGTTCGTGAAACTTACGTAGGGAGATCGTGACCAAATATCATCGTTACTTTGCGAAAGTATATATGTGTAGAGCGTGGTATTGCTAATAGACTTGTTTCATATCACTATCACCATGTTCTTTTGCTAGGCTCAACACACAGAACCAACGAAATCGACTTGCATGAATGACGGATATACACTAGGTAATTTTCTGCGCATGCGTCGGTTATTAATAGCATGTTTCATGGCGTCATAATCCGCCAATCAAAAGCCCACGATTTCCGCTCAAGCCTGGGCAATCATACAGGATTCTGAAGTAAAATTAACTCGCGCGCGATACTGGCATTAACTCTCACTAACAAGTATATAAACAACAACATCAAGTTCTTGTCGATGATAAATTGTACTGTCACTGATTACTGCGTTTATCAAAATTGTTATAGTCAGTAAGCGTTtgtttaaatttcaaaattttgtgAATATAATATAGTACTTTATTTCTTTAAATACATTTTGGCGAACTTTTGTTGATTACATTATAATATGAATTATTTAATGTATAAAAAgttgttttgtaataatattcataattttattaatagttatataacgccattttttattatatgcaAATTCTGTTTTTCCTAAATGATTGTttttttcatgaattttttgtataattattgtttctccaaataaattaattgcTTGAATTTGTTCGTTTTCTTTGTTATTTGTAAACAGCATATTAGATACTATATTCACAAAGTGTTACGAGATACGATCTTGTAATTCGCGCAATAAAAATGGCGGgcaatagaaatattttaatctaGTCTTATTACATAAAGAAATTGACAAATTAGGAAATAGTgtaaaaaatattgtattacggtcataattatatattttaatcatttcGAATAAATcctttttttaaacatttcaatatactttaaaaaattattataagcATTATACTGaacatacatagtatatatacatatctatatcTAATAATAAGAATATTAGTAAATATGAACCACTTTCGTGGCAGATATAAACTAATTTaaacgtataatatataatatacatttaaattcgttctttttatatttgaatttgTTTTTTATACTGTTCTTTTTACGCATATCTTAATATATAGGATGTTTCCCTCGCTAGAGACCTCAAAAGGAAATGTCGTCATTGGCCTGATCTCTGTATGTTTGCATACATGAGAATTGGAAATAAGAATGTGAAAATAAGAACGATTTTAAATGAAACATATATACACAACACAGATGATATCGGTTTTCGATGTCGCAATAATATCAGGTCGACGGTTTCTGCTTTGAGATTTCTAGTGAAACTCATCTTGCATAATCATTATGCAAATAGTAAGTacctaaatatttaaaaatataatgaaatatattttttatatatttgtaatgATAATTCTTACTTATATATAAATAAGGACTGTAAATGCAAATACAAAGtacgtatttttataaaagCAATTTAATCCATTACCATCAtgacataaaaaataatttttttaaagaaaaaattatttgtgctcctaaaataaataaaattaaataaactgATGAAAGTATTCCTATGTgttttatatacataataagCAATTTGCATCTAACTATTTTATATTTGCCACAAAACCAAGATCCCTAGGAATCATATACTGTTTTACTATTTCATCTGTTAATTTATTCTTAGCTTCCTGATGTGCAGCTACCAGAGGCTGTAACACTTCAATTAATTCTTTTTTAAGTTCTCCTGTTAAAATTTCTCCACTAGTATAACcctgaaaatttatatattattattatacacatatatatattcttatatttattaatactaaGGAACACATTTCAATTTTTACTAGACTTACTTTTCTAAGTTGTTCTAGTTTTTCGTCATCCTCTAGGAAGAATCGTAACCACTGATATGATATATCAATATCACAATTGCCTCCTAATTGTCTGTGTTCTTCAATAGTAGCTTGTCCTCCTGAGAATGCATGCttgttaattttattctttatttgttTAGCAGTGTCTGTCAAAAATATTGCAGTATTGTTATCACTAGCTGACATTTTTGTTTTAGAGCCTTGTAAAGCTGGAAAGAATATAGAATGTAACAGGGCTGGTTTTGGATAGCCAATTTTTGGTGCAACATCTCTTGTCATTCTAAAGTAGGGATCTTGATCTATAGCACATGGTATTAAACAATTAACTTTTGCATCCTTAAAAATAAAGGGAAAAGTTCCAGAAATTGCTGGAGCAGCTTGAGTTGGCGGAAATGAGATTTTTCCAATAGGATCACTGTCTCCAAATCCAAAAATGCCTTTCACTTGATTAAATGTAACACTTCTTTGTATTCTTATCATATTCTGATAAAATGCAGGATTATTTCCAATATGTTctaaattagaaaaaataaatGTATTCTCTGGTTTAAATCCAAGAGCAATAATGTCTTTTGCATTATTATAGGCCAATTTAATCGCATCTTCTATTTTTATGTTCTTCCATATTGCTTTCTCATCATCAGTTAGTTGTATGACTAATGGAACACAAAATACTTCTTGAAGCCATTTACAAAACATAAATGGTATAAGATGTCCTAAGTGTATAGAATCTGAACTGGGCCCTCTACCAGTATAAAGGTAAAAAGGTTTTCCTTGTTCATAAAGATTTAAGATAGTATTCATATCTCGATGAGAAAAGAATATTCCTCTTCTAAGAAAATGATGTGGTTTCTGTCCTGTGATTTTCTCAAATCTTGCTAATAGTTCTCCATCGATTTTGGAACTTCcaaatttttctataataaCAAAGAGAAATCTTTTGAAAAAGTGAAATTATAAGCTAATGTGTATATTCACATATGCATGTTATCTTTGTCCTCTTTCAAAAAATGGGAAGGATTTATAATATATGAAATGAAGATAATAAAGCAACagtatatcattttattttatgtgataaaaatacttttcaaagatttttatgaaagatattttcTATGGAACTCACTAATAAGCTTATCATAATCAATTCCAGTCTCGTTTTTAGTTGCAACATTCCAAGGTGTCACAATATCCTCCTCATCCGCTTTCCCATTTAACGTTGATGTgtcaatttcaatttcttccgctgtcatttttctttatatttaattattttctgaCTTTTAAGTACGATCGTGCAAAGATTCCTAGGAGAAAGATATATCATATGCAACGCAGAGTTGGTTACAAATCAACAGGGTTATGTCGGTCTCCGCATGCTATGTTTCCTGCGCACGCATTTGTACATTCAAGGTAAGAAATTTCAGTAATTTTTTCTGCAGTTCTATCATATGCAGTTGATTACTAGtactatatttattaatttttattagaatatatttaaatttaattataattgtttTTGTGAGGTTCGAATTATCTAACAAATTATCTGTCAATATAGTAAGTGTGATATTGTATTTTGAACTATGTATCTGAAATACTAACGTCATCTCACGGTGataaattcaaataaataatGATCTCCTTTATTATTAAAtcatttaatatagtaatgttTTCTATTGAAATTAGCTATTAGTTATAATCTACATAAAAACTTTGATTTTacagttattttattattttaatatacaatTAAATTGTAGGATAACTTGTTACTTCTAGTGAGTCTTGTCTAGTTAATGTATTATATCTTTtggatatatataaaaatatgtattatgttatattatgaattataataaatctaaaacaaATCATAGCGTTAgcttttgtaatttttctgtttaaaattatctgaaaattaattttattctaaaatatgtaaatataaataataatttgacAATAATGTGTTACAGATGTTTATGGGTAAAATGAATGTTATAGGATGCAAATTTGTTGTTAACAACTGgacaatatagtaatatatattcTTTTCATCAGTTTCATGTAAATTTGCAATTTgtgattttgttttttatttggATATTTCGGTATTTACAAAGAACGATAAAAtgttttttcataaaaatatatcagTGCCTCTCATTTTGACAAATGTTCTTTTATTTGTACAGAACTTCCAGTATGTATTATAGAGCGATATTAATCTATAACTTAAAATCAAGCATACAAGAATGAGCCAAGATTTTCATTCGTTTGTTCCTCCATGATTTATACAAATGGAAGACACTTCATAGAACGAATCGTCGGTAAGGAACTAAAACTATGAAATCTGTTTTTCTACTGGacgtataattaaaaaattgattgtACATCGTTTGCAGTCGTTAACACAGTGAAACGTTAGCGTTTACTTTTAGAGATTTCTTTGCATTgtactaaaaagaaaattttaattcagACATCCGCGAGACAGATAGTAAATCATATTTTACAACTTTCCATATAATATGATGCGAAATTTATTGAGAATGTAATAAATTCAGCTATACAGGACATTTAAAAATATGCCGATGAGCATAGAATGCAAATAGAACTCGTAAAAACAAAATACGAAGAATTTATGAATCATAAAATCATGTTTTTTAATAGAATTATTAGTCTGTTCCTAtctattttacaaatatatattactCAAAACAATTAGAGCattgcatttttataatatcttTAATCATATTTTTATCGAATGTCTAATGTATACGCTattgaatttttgttttaaaaaaataaGTATCATTAAATAGTAAAATCATTTCACAAGGTAATTCCTTAATTGTTTTGAGTTATTATAAGCTACTGAAAATGGTGAACATTTATCCaaaatatgtaattttcaaaATTCACTTCTGTCAACGATTTCTTCCAAGTTTTCTAGGATGTCTTCATGAAGTTAAACTCATACTGTTGAATTGGTTTCCGTTTCCGAAATATCTTTACTATTACACACATTTGTATTATTCATTGAACTGAAAAATAGGGTGTTTCGATTTCTATATGATCGATAGTATGTATAGGTAATATTTGCGCGCACATACACTTAAGCGAGCGCTGGGGAGAAtctgttttaaaaaatatcgcaGATCTATGACAAAAATAACTTTGTCTCACGAAGAATCTTCTTGTGaacttatatgtatataaaagtaGTTTCGATATTTCATTGGCATTGTGAATAGTTGAGAGGACGATCTAAGTCCCGAGatagttttcttcttttcttttttagaaaTCCGAACTAGTGAAGCAACTTTTTATAGCGACGCGATATAAAAATTAGATTTCGATAGAGATATTCATAGATCAATTCAGATGTCAGACCATCAGACTATGTGATTAACATGAGACATTATAAAAGAACAGAATCGATTATGTAGATGATGTCTTATTGTATAATTACAAGCTACTAAGTCGAGGGCTGACAACATCCATGTTAGAGTTCGTATATTGAAAATTTTTGGTCCTTACGTTCTCTCTACTGTACAatacttttaaataaattacattGGATCTAAGATGATTCTTGCTTTCTGCTTTATCTTTTCTCGCGTAAACAGCGAAACAACGATTTTTTCACGCTACTTTCTCTTTACTAAAACGCTAAAATATCTACGTTCTCTGAGCATTGTTACAGAGGATCATTTTATCGTGTATTTGCCTCTAAAATGCCGATAATCAGGTTGCTTAGAATTTTGTGAGGATCGGAACGAGGTTgatttaaatttcatataatacaTAACGGTACGTTTCATCATCTTGAACTATTAGTCATGTgcgttaaattaattaaaattggaTATGATTAAGTAACTAGTCGAAAGAGAAAATGTAAGTATGAAATGGAATTTAAATATGGTATAAGTGAGACAGATCTCATTGGTTGTGCAAAAACAAACGTTATCCATCGATATTTCGTCAGAAAAACTTTTGTTCGCTTGCAAATTTTTAATCAGGTACATATATAAACGGTAATTATAGTTCACTGTCTTCGTTTACTTGTtctaggaaaaaagaaaggtttGTAAATCTTGCGCAATCCGCTTGGCACAGTGTTTCGGGTAACGTTTGATCAACGCtgaaatatatttaagtattGGCCAAATCAACCACCATTAGCGAGgcaaaatttgataaatataatcaatatgaCGTACGTTTTAAAGAGTATCTATAAATACAAATCGAACCGTCGTTGCTTGTCCAATAGCGATCTCGCTTTATCAGTAG from the Bombus affinis isolate iyBomAffi1 chromosome 11, iyBomAffi1.2, whole genome shotgun sequence genome contains:
- the LOC126922065 gene encoding tryptophan--tRNA ligase, cytoplasmic, whose amino-acid sequence is MTAEEIEIDTSTLNGKADEEDIVTPWNVATKNETGIDYDKLIKKFGSSKIDGELLARFEKITGQKPHHFLRRGIFFSHRDMNTILNLYEQGKPFYLYTGRGPSSDSIHLGHLIPFMFCKWLQEVFCVPLVIQLTDDEKAIWKNIKIEDAIKLAYNNAKDIIALGFKPENTFIFSNLEHIGNNPAFYQNMIRIQRSVTFNQVKGIFGFGDSDPIGKISFPPTQAAPAISGTFPFIFKDAKVNCLIPCAIDQDPYFRMTRDVAPKIGYPKPALLHSIFFPALQGSKTKMSASDNNTAIFLTDTAKQIKNKINKHAFSGGQATIEEHRQLGGNCDIDISYQWLRFFLEDDEKLEQLRKGYTSGEILTGELKKELIEVLQPLVAAHQEAKNKLTDEIVKQYMIPRDLGFVANIK